One part of the Verrucomicrobiota bacterium genome encodes these proteins:
- a CDS encoding glycoside hydrolase family 71/99-like protein, whose protein sequence is MKFINVLFLLPFTLVAAANTAKADRVDATSLRGKVMCGYQGWFRCPGDAANLGWIHWSRNSKGITPETLTFEMWPDMTEYGVAERFPAPGFAHADGSPAQLFSSDNQATVHRHFEWMRDYGIDGAWLQHFVVDLPGGRNELRYPSRLRVLNHVRKAAQQTGRVWAISYDIAGMPEERIFDVLTRDWKKLVDDRITQEPRYLHEGGQPVVQIWGFYYKNQHNLMTAELANKLMDFFQTPGPYAAFLVGGGDWNWRKNPDLQWQAFLRRFKAYCPWNVGNVSRDQTGTAKASTGYWAADKQECERRGALWIPVIYPGFSWDNLTQKAAGTSTYARRGGRFLWEQFHALSKLEVDTVYVAMFDEVDEGTAIFKVTSSPPVQGHFVGYDGLPSDWYLRLVGEGTRRLRQRLPVPAEIPIK, encoded by the coding sequence ATGAAATTCATCAACGTTTTATTTCTCTTGCCGTTTACACTTGTTGCGGCGGCGAATACTGCCAAAGCAGATCGGGTGGATGCCACGTCACTGCGCGGCAAGGTGATGTGCGGTTACCAGGGTTGGTTTCGTTGTCCGGGTGATGCCGCCAACCTTGGCTGGATTCATTGGAGTCGTAATTCCAAAGGTATTACTCCAGAAACACTGACGTTCGAGATGTGGCCGGACATGACCGAATACGGGGTGGCAGAGCGATTTCCGGCACCGGGGTTTGCTCATGCCGATGGCAGTCCGGCGCAACTATTCAGTTCGGATAATCAGGCTACCGTCCATCGCCACTTTGAATGGATGCGGGATTACGGGATTGACGGTGCATGGTTGCAACATTTCGTTGTGGACCTGCCCGGCGGGCGCAACGAGCTGCGCTACCCCTCGCGTCTTCGCGTGCTGAATCACGTTCGTAAAGCAGCGCAGCAGACCGGGCGGGTATGGGCGATCTCTTATGACATTGCGGGGATGCCAGAAGAGCGCATTTTCGATGTGCTGACCCGCGACTGGAAAAAACTGGTGGATGACCGGATCACCCAGGAACCGCGCTATCTGCACGAAGGTGGTCAGCCGGTGGTGCAAATTTGGGGCTTTTACTATAAGAATCAGCACAACCTGATGACTGCCGAATTGGCTAACAAGCTTATGGATTTTTTCCAGACGCCGGGGCCTTATGCGGCGTTTCTCGTCGGCGGCGGGGATTGGAACTGGCGCAAGAACCCTGATCTCCAGTGGCAGGCGTTTTTACGGCGATTCAAAGCCTACTGCCCTTGGAATGTCGGCAATGTGTCACGCGACCAGACTGGTACGGCCAAGGCTTCCACGGGTTATTGGGCGGCGGATAAGCAGGAATGCGAACGGCGGGGAGCGCTCTGGATACCGGTGATCTATCCAGGGTTCAGTTGGGATAATCTCACGCAAAAGGCAGCCGGCACGAGCACGTATGCGCGGCGCGGTGGGCGGTTTCTCTGGGAACAGTTCCATGCCTTGTCCAAGTTGGAGGTGGATACGGTTTACGTGGCAATGTTTGACGAGGTGGATGAAGGTACGGCGATCTTCAAGGTCACCAGTTCCCCGCCTGTGCAGGGGCACTTCGTGGGCTACGATGGTCTGCCCAGCGACTGGTATCTGCGGCTCGTTGGGGAAGGCACACGACGCTTGCGCCAAAGGCTTCCAGTTCCGGCGGAAATTCCCATCAAGTAA